Genomic window (Mycolicibacterium smegmatis):
GGATCGGGCAGATCGGGGATCCGCTCGGCCCACCACTTCTGGTCGGCGTCGCGTGCGGGGCCGCCCTCGGGAGTCTCGAGCCGGTACTCGCGGTAGGTGTAACCCAGCGCGGGCAGCGAGGTGCCCGAGTTGTACAGCGCGGCCAGGTCGGCCATCAGCGTGCGGTAGCTCATGGCGTCACCGGCCTGCATGTCGAGGTCGACGTGCAGGCGCGTGGCCCCACTCGGCAGCAAAGACAGTGTCAGCTCGAAGACCTCACCCTGCAACTGCTGATGCGACTTGGCCCGCTGGATCTCCGACAGACGCCGTGCCACCTCGTCGGGTGTGGCGGCCCGCAAATCCTCGACGGTGACCGGAAATTCGTTCGCCGGCGCGCCGATGCGCTGCGTGCCGTCGGGCAGGAACTCCACCCGCAGCATGGGGTGACGCTCGGCCAGCGCGGTCGCCGCGCGCCGCAGCCGCTCGGGGTCCACGCCCGTGCCGTCGAACTCGACGTAGAGATGCCCCGCGACCCCGCCGAGCTGCTGGTCCTCTTCGCGGCCCACCCACATCGCGTGCTGCATGGGGGCCAGCGGGAACGGTGCACCGGCCTGCTCGCCGGTCTCGGAGGGACGTGAGTTCGCGTGCGCCGACGACGCCTTGGAATCCGCCGAACGCGCGGCGATCAGCCGGGCCCAGTCGGACACGGTGGGATTGGCGGCCAGCGTCGCGAAATCGATGTCGATGCCCTGCTGACGCCAACGCCCGGCCAGCGACATCATTCGGATAGAGTCCAGGCCCTGTCCGATCAGATCGGCGTCGGGGTCGACGGCTTCGCTACCGATGCCGAGCAGATCGGCCACGGCCCCTCTGATCGTCTGCGAGTTCGCACCAGCGACGTCGCCCATATGGCCTCCCGAACACGATTAGCACAGGCTGTCCTAACTTCGTGGAGGCTACCCTATATTCGGGTGACCGATTTCGCCTACCCCCGAGGTCCAGCCGTGACTCTGACCACGCCCCACCCCCGCCCCGAGCAATCCGAATCTGCAGCTCGATCAAGCCTGCTGGCCGGATTCACGCCGTTTCCGGCCGAGCGCGCACAGGCCTACCGGGCAGCCGGGTACTGGCGAGACCAGCTACTGGATTCGGTGCTGCGGACGGCGGCCCGCACATGGCCGGACCACATCGCGGTGATCGATGCGGACCACCGGCACACGTACGCCGAACTCGACCGCCTCGCCGACCGCGCCGCGGCAGGTATCGCGGGCCTGGGCATCGGCCCCGGCGACCGTGTGCTGGTCCAGCTGCCCAACACCGCGGAGTTCGCCGTCGCACTGTTCGGCCTGCTGCGCGCGGGCGCGGTGCCCGTCATGTGCCTGCCCGGGCACCGGCTCGCCGAGCTCACGCATTTCGCCGAGGTCAGCTCGGCGGTGGCGCTCGTCGCGGCCGACACCGCAGGTGGTTTCGACCACCGCGACCTCGCACGTGAACTCGTGAGGTCCCATCCGAACGTGCGCCACGTCCTCGTCGACGGCGACGCTGCGGAGTTCCTGTCCTGGGCGGAGGTGACGCGGGCGGCGTCGGGACCCGTCCCCGACATCGCACCAGATCCGGCCACCCCGGCGCTGCTGCTCGTGTCGGGCGGCACCACCGGTGCGCCGAAACTCATCCCGCGCACACATCAGGACTACGTCTACAACGCCACGGCCAGTGCCGAGCTGTGCCGGCTGACCGCCGACGACGTCTACCTCGTGGCGCTGCCCGCCGCCCACAACTTCCCACTGGCGTGCCCCGGCCTGCTCGGTGCGATGACCGTCGGTGCCACCACGGTGTTCACCACCGACCCGAGCCCCGAGGCCGCGTTCGCCGCGATCGACGAACACGGCGTCACGGTCACCGCACTGGTGCCTGCGCTGGCCAAGCTGTGGGCGCAGGCGTGTGCGTGGGAACCCTTGGCTCCCAAGACGCTGCGCCTGCTCCAGGTGGGCGGGGCCAAGCTGGCTGCGCCGGACGCGGCGCTGGTGCGCGGGGCCCTCACCCCGGGACTGCAGCAGGTGTTCGGCATGGCCGAGGGCCTGCTGAACTACACCCGCATAGGCGATCCCCCCGAGGTGCTGGAGAACACCCAGGGCCGCCCGTTGTCACCGGACGACGAGATCCGCATCGTCGACGAGGTCGGCAACGAGGTGCC
Coding sequences:
- a CDS encoding (2,3-dihydroxybenzoyl)adenylate synthase, with protein sequence MTTPHPRPEQSESAARSSLLAGFTPFPAERAQAYRAAGYWRDQLLDSVLRTAARTWPDHIAVIDADHRHTYAELDRLADRAAAGIAGLGIGPGDRVLVQLPNTAEFAVALFGLLRAGAVPVMCLPGHRLAELTHFAEVSSAVALVAADTAGGFDHRDLARELVRSHPNVRHVLVDGDAAEFLSWAEVTRAASGPVPDIAPDPATPALLLVSGGTTGAPKLIPRTHQDYVYNATASAELCRLTADDVYLVALPAAHNFPLACPGLLGAMTVGATTVFTTDPSPEAAFAAIDEHGVTVTALVPALAKLWAQACAWEPLAPKTLRLLQVGGAKLAAPDAALVRGALTPGLQQVFGMAEGLLNYTRIGDPPEVLENTQGRPLSPDDEIRIVDEVGNEVPPGAEGELLVRGPYTLNGYFNAEAANERSFSPDGFYRSGDRVRRFADGPLAGYLEVTGRIKDVIVRGGENVSALDLEEHLLTHPSVWAAAAVALPDEFLGEKICAVVVFNGPPVSLAELHAHLEQRGVAAHSRHDALVPMPSLPTTAVGKIDKKAIVRQLGG